CGGTAGACGCACCGGCCACCGGGAACAGCAGATAGATGATTACGAAACGCGAGTCGCGCGGCTCGATGCGGCAGCTAGATCTGCAGCTCATCGCCGCGAACATGCTGCTCGCGGTGTTCGGCCTGCTCGCCATCTACTCGTCAGGCGGCTCCTACTACTTCCTGCGGCAGCTCATCTTCGTCCCCATTGCCATCGCCGCGGCAGCCGGAGCGTTCTTCATACCCCGACGCATTCTCTACGGTCTGGCCGAGGCGTTCTACGGCCTTGCACTGCTGATGCTCATCGCCGTCCGAATCGCGGGCACCGGCCCCGGCTCCCACCGCTGGTTCGTGCTCGGCCCGGCCTACATCCAGCCTTCCGAGTTCGCCAAGCTCGCCACCGTCCTGCTGCTGGCGAAGCACCTGAGCGTCAAGCGCACTATCCAGTTCAGCTTCCGCGACCTCGGCGCGCCGCTGGCCACAGCTCTCGTCCCGTCCCTGCTGGTGCTGGTCGAACCCGACCTCTCCACCGCACTCATCTTCGCCGCGCTGCTCGCGGCCATGCTCTACTGGCAAGGCATGAGACCCCTCCACATCCTGCTGCTCTTCACGCCTGCCCTCTCATTCGCGGCCGGGTTCTCGCTCTACACCTGGATACCGTTCTTCCTGGTGCTGGCAGTCATTCTGCTCGTCCGCTCGGGCGTCAAGAACGCGCTCATCGGCCTGGCAGTGAGCGCGGGCTTCGGCCTGCTTTCACCGGTCGTGCTCTCCTCGCTCAAAGGCTACCAGCGCGACCGTATCATGAGCTTCCTCGCGCCGTGGCTCGACCCGCACGGCATCAGTTGGAACGCCATCCAGTCGCAAATCGCCATCGGCTCCGGCCGGCTGATGGGCAAAGGCTTCCTCCACGGCAGCCAGAAACGGCTCGGCTTCCTGCCCAACCGCCATACCGACTTTGTCTTCTCATCACTCGGCGAAGAGTTCGGGCTTGTCGGCTGCCTGGTCCTGCTCGGCCTCTTCTTCTGGCTCCTGCGCCGGATGCTGCTGGCCGCCCGGCAGTCCCATGATTCGACCGGCTCCCTGCTCTGCGTCGGCTTCGCGGCAACCATCGGCTACCAGATGTTCGTCAACATCGGCATGCTGCTCGGGATACTGCCCATCACCGGCATCACCCTGCCGTTTATCAGCTACGGCGGCTCATCCCTGCTGCTCAACTTCCTCATGGTCGGCCTGGTGCTTAATGTCGTATCGAGGCCCGAATGAAACATCCACAGATTCCGCAGATTACACAGATTCTCACTCGCCAATCTTCACTTCTGCCTTCTGACTTCGGCCACGGTCTGACAGCTCACATCTTAGATCTCGCCTCGGAATCAAACGAGGCAAACTCGAAGCCCGAAGCTCGATCACGATTGATTCTCGAATGACCCATACCCGATGGACAATTAGGCATTCTCCGCAATTGGGACTTGATTGGGAATTAGGAATTAGGACTTGGGAATTGTGACGCAGGACCTACGCGCCCTTACCATCGCGCAACTACAGGCGCTCTGCGCGGAATTGAGCTGGCCCCGCTACACTGCGGCTCAGATCTTCACATGGCTCTGGCAGAAAGGTGTGGATGACATCGCCGCGATGACCAACCTGAGCAAGGAACGTCGGGCACTGCTCGCTGAACGCTACACAATCGGTCGGCTCGAACTACTCCGGACACTGGACGACGCGGACGGGACCACCAAGTTCACCTTCAAACTCTTCGACGGTAACGTCATCGAATCCGTCTTCATTCCTGAAATTCCTCCCCTCGTCCTTACGCCTCGATCCCCGACCCCCGCCCCCGGCCGCAAGACCGTCTGCGTCTCCACACAGGTCGGCTGCCGACTCGGCTGCTCCTTCTGCTTCACCGGCACGCTCGGCTTCACACGCAACCTCGCCTGGCACGAAATCGCCGGCCAAGTCCTCGCAGTCCGGCCATTCGCCATTCGTCATTCGCCATTCGCCAATTCCTCCCCTAGCCCCTCGCCCCTCGCCCCTAACCCCATTTCTAACGTCGTCTTCATGGGCATGGGCGAACCGTTCCTCAACTTCGAAGCAACCATCGAGGCTGCAAGAACCATCAACGCGGAAAACGGCCTGAGCATCGGCGCACGCCGCATCACCATCTCCACGTCAGGCATCCCGGATGGCATCAGGGCCTTCGCCAAACTGCCGCAGCAGTTTCGCCTCGCCCTCTCCCTCAACGCCTCAGACGACGAGACCCGTTCGAAACTCATGCCGGTCAACAAGCTCCATCCGCTCAAAGAAATCATGGCCGCCATTGGCGAGTACGTCGCGGCCAAGGGCAAACGTGTCACCTTCGAGTACGTGCTCGTAGACGGCATCAACAACCGCGACAGAGACGTGAAGCAACTCGCCGCCCTGCTCAAAGGCATCCCCTGCAAGGTCAACCT
The bacterium genome window above contains:
- a CDS encoding FtsW/RodA/SpoVE family cell cycle protein, with translation MITKRESRGSMRQLDLQLIAANMLLAVFGLLAIYSSGGSYYFLRQLIFVPIAIAAAAGAFFIPRRILYGLAEAFYGLALLMLIAVRIAGTGPGSHRWFVLGPAYIQPSEFAKLATVLLLAKHLSVKRTIQFSFRDLGAPLATALVPSLLVLVEPDLSTALIFAALLAAMLYWQGMRPLHILLLFTPALSFAAGFSLYTWIPFFLVLAVILLVRSGVKNALIGLAVSAGFGLLSPVVLSSLKGYQRDRIMSFLAPWLDPHGISWNAIQSQIAIGSGRLMGKGFLHGSQKRLGFLPNRHTDFVFSSLGEEFGLVGCLVLLGLFFWLLRRMLLAARQSHDSTGSLLCVGFAATIGYQMFVNIGMLLGILPITGITLPFISYGGSSLLLNFLMVGLVLNVVSRPE
- the rlmN gene encoding 23S rRNA (adenine(2503)-C(2))-methyltransferase RlmN, with translation MTQDLRALTIAQLQALCAELSWPRYTAAQIFTWLWQKGVDDIAAMTNLSKERRALLAERYTIGRLELLRTLDDADGTTKFTFKLFDGNVIESVFIPEIPPLVLTPRSPTPAPGRKTVCVSTQVGCRLGCSFCFTGTLGFTRNLAWHEIAGQVLAVRPFAIRHSPFANSSPSPSPLAPNPISNVVFMGMGEPFLNFEATIEAARTINAENGLSIGARRITISTSGIPDGIRAFAKLPQQFRLALSLNASDDETRSKLMPVNKLHPLKEIMAAIGEYVAAKGKRVTFEYVLVDGINNRDRDVKQLAALLKGIPCKVNLIPLNPFPGCDLKAPSEQSIDAFARKLWPLVPAVTVRRSKGARILAGCGQLAGLTE